A portion of the Manihot esculenta cultivar AM560-2 chromosome 2, M.esculenta_v8, whole genome shotgun sequence genome contains these proteins:
- the LOC110609237 gene encoding patellin-3 codes for MAEETQKPAAPAPEAPSTEEVVVEKPVTEKEPLPATESEPQAPEKPAIVVEEEVVAVEAEKPKETEEVKIPQSVSFKEETNVVGELPESQKKALDELKQLIQEALNKHEFTAPPPLPPVKEEAKPAEPEKTEEKAEEKVEVKEEEKTSDAPSTSEEPKTEEEPKAAEVETVTPPPPPPVEVKGEEKVEVKEENKDELPAEAVVIAEVVAAKVTTVDEDGTKTVEAIEETVVAVSLAPPAAEEPAPAKEVEAAPTEETKTEETPAPPPPPPEEVFIWGIPLLGDEKSDVILLKFLRARDFKVKDAFTMIKNTVRWRKEFGIDSLLEEDLGNELEKAVFMHGFDKEGHPVCYNVFGAFQDKELYQNSFADEEKRVKFLRWRIQFLEKSIRKLDFSPNGICTIVQVNDLKNSPGPAKRELRQATNQAVALLQDNYPEFVAKQVFINVPWWYLAFNRMISPFLTQRTKSKFVFAGPSKSAETLFRYIAPEQVPVQYGGLSREGEQEFNVADSATEVIIKPTTKHTVEFSLSERCLLVWELRVLGWDVSYGAEFVPDTEDGYTVIVSKTRKISSTDEPIISDTFKIGESGKVVLTIDNQTSKKKKLLYRSKTKPLSE; via the exons ATGGCTGAGGAGACTCAGAAGCCTGCAGCACCTGCACCGGAGGCTCCTTCTACTGAGGAGGTCGTAGTGGAGAAGCCTGTTACTGAGAAGGAGCCTCTACCTGCTACTGAATCTGAACCTCAGGCACCGGAGAAGCCTGCAATTGTGGTTGAGGAGGAGGTCGTTGCTGTTGAAGCTGAGAAACCTAAGGAAACTGAGGAAGTTAAGATTCCTCAATCTGTTTCTTTTAAGGAAGAGACTAATGTTGTTGGGGAACTTCCTGAATCTCAAAAGAAAGCCCTTGATGAGTTGAAACAGCTCATCCAAGAAGCACTTAATAAGCATGAGTTCACTGCCCCGCCGCCGCTGCCACCTGTGAAAGAGGAGGCGAAGCCGGCTGAGCCTGAAAAGACTGAGGAGAAAGCCGAGGAGAAAGTTGAAGTCAAGGAGGAAGAGAAAACTTCTGATGCTCCTTCTACAAGTGAAGAGCCTAAAACTGAAGAAGAACCTAAAGCCGCCGAGGTTGAGACTGTAACTCCACCACCCCCACCGCCAGTGGAAGTCAAGGGAGAGGAGAAGGTGGAAGTGAAAGAAGAAAATAAGGATGAACTACCGGCTGAAGCTGTTGTGATCGCTGAAGTGGTGGCGGCGAAGGTGACTACTGTGGATGAGGATGGAACCAAGACGGTAGAGGCAATTGAGGAGACCGTAGTAGCGGTTTCTTTAGCTCCTCCTGCTGCAGAGGAGCCAGCACCGGCTAAAGAAGTTGAGGCCGCTCCAACGGAGGAAACCAAAACAGAGGAAACTCCtgctcctccaccaccaccaccggaGGAAGTTTTCATCTGGGGAATTCCACTCCTTGGAGATGAGAAGAGCGATGTGATCCTCCTGAAATTCCTGAGAGCCAGGGATTTCAAGGTGAAGGATGCCTTCACCATGATCAAGAACACTGTACGCTGGAGAAAGGAGTTTGGAATTGATTCTCTGCTTGAAGAAGACCTTGGAAATGAATTGGAAAAGGCTGTGTTTATGCACGGATTTGACAAAGAAGGTCACCCTGTGTGCTACAATGTTTTTGGTGCTTTCCAGGACAAGGAGCTCTATCAGAATTCGTTTGCTGATGAGGAGAAGCGTGTGAAATTCCTGAGATGGAGGATTCAATTCCTGGAGAAGAGCATCAGGAAGCTCGATTTCAGTCCCAATGGAATCTGCACTATTGTCCAGGTCAACGATCTTAAGAATTCTCCAGGGCCTGCTAAGAGGGAGCTTAGGCAGGCAACCAATCAAGCCGTCGCTTTGCTTCAAGATAACTATCCTGAATTTGTTGCCAAGCAG GTGTTCATCAATGTTCCATGGTGGTACCTTGCATTTAATAGGATGATTAGTCCTTTCCTGACACAGAGGACCAAGAGCAAGTTTGTTTTTGCTGGTCCATCAAAATCTGCTGAGACCCTTTTCAG ATACATAGCTCCTGAGCAAGTCCCAGTTCAGTATGGTGGACTAAGCAGGGAAGGTGAACAAGAATTTAATGTTGCTGATTCTGCCACTGAGGTTATAATCAAGCCAACAACCAAACATACTGTTGAATTCTCATTATCTGAG AGGTGCCTTCTGGTCTGGGAACTCAGAGTTCTGGGTTGGGATGTAAGCTATGGAGCCGAGTTCGTGCCGGATACAGAAGATGGTTACACTGTTATTGTATCAAAAACCAGGAAGATCAGCTCAACTGATGAACCTATTATCAGTGACACCTTCAAGATTGGTGAATCCGGCAAGGTAGTGCTCACCATTGATAACCAAACATCCAAGAAGAAGAAGCTTCTGTATAGGTCCAAGACCAAACCCTTGTCTGAATGA